A single Nicotiana tabacum cultivar K326 chromosome 5, ASM71507v2, whole genome shotgun sequence DNA region contains:
- the LOC107777158 gene encoding microtubule-associated protein 70-2-like: protein MTYSLNLIKEAALLEAQGLLLVDDLQNKNQARGQYNAQTSSCKIEKLTKPVDEREKALLAGGAAPNAVQEYLRKFKNRIDVAYQV, encoded by the exons ATGACCTACTCTTTAAACTTAATTAAAGAAGCTGCTCTTCTGGAGGCACAAGGCCTGCTTTTGGTTGATGACCTGCAAAACAAAAACCAAG CAAGAGGACAATACAATGCACAGACAAGCAGTTGCAAAATTGAAAAACTAACAAAACCTGTCGATGAGCGTGAGAAAGCTTTATTGGCTGGTGGAGCTGCACCAAATGCTGTACAAGAATACCTAAGAAAGTTCAAGAACAGAATAGACGTGGCATATCAA GTCTAA